AGAAGCACTCGGGTAAATTACAGTATTTACTTTATTGATTTGCAAATCAGTATTTGCACTATGGTAAAAAGTGCCACATTAAGTATGTCACAGCGAGGTTCATGTGGAACAAGACCCTTCCAAACAGGCCTTGACAGGTTGAAAAATGGCCCAAGAGCTTACCTCTCAAAAGAAGGAAGGACTACACACTGGTGATAAAACCATGAAActagaaaattgatattctgcaTTTACCATCCATATGCAAGTTACTTTTAGCTATAAAATCTCAAGAGTGGAGTTCCCCCTGCTGCCACAACCCTCCCCTTGTGTGCAGCATGCACCCTGCTTCCGTGCTCCGTCTCTACTAGTTATTTTAGAAGAGAGTTGTAGCAGTGGTCATGGTGCATGATACGAGACTGTCAGAAAAGAATTACAGTTGCAGAAACTGTAAATTGACCACCACGGGGAATCTGCAATAGCAAAATCTTTATAACTGCAGTGTGGTTTTAAATGTGAATGCGGTGTTCTTAATGTCACAATAGCACAATTACACAATCTTACACAAACAGTTGGAAAGGCCTATGATGACCTGAGATCAAACAGATAGTATAAGAACTAGAAGTGTCACTGTGGCCTTCTGTGATTAATGCAGATGCATCAACCTTACCGCCCTCTTCCATGATGGGATCCAGGTTTGGGTAAATTTTGTAGTCCCAAGCTTTGATGTTACACTCATCTCCTCTGTAATTTTATGGTAGGGTGTAGGTCAGTATTGCATTATGGATTGTTATGGATTGAGCGCACTGAAATAATACACTGATTAAAACATGGCGAATCAtgtttattaaatatatatttagcaAATATGCCTATTTGACAAGTGTCTATAAATCAATTATAagttatataaaataataaatgattTCAGCATGACTGAAGAAAGAATGTAACTGAACTATTAGTGATTatatttaattatcatatttttTGCGTTTGCttatctgtctgcctctctgcctgtgtctgtgtctctgtctgcctgtctgcttgtgttggtttgtgtgtgtgttggtttgtatgtgtgttaggTCACTCACTCTCCCAAGGCTACAACCATTGTCAGAATGTCCTTTGCGCTCATCTTCAGGTTCACCACTGAGTTGTCTACCTCCTTGAACACCTCAATGTCCTCTTTATCCCATGACGCTACTCCAACATAATACCACTTTCCCAAATACTGCACACCACAGAACATAGAACTGTCATTTATATTTACAATGCAACTTTCTTTGAAATACTTGAAACTATACATTGAATAGGCCTACATCAACAGGCCAAAAGCTAAATGCCAATATTGAGAGATCCTCAAATAATGACACTGGCACTTCaatattttaaaattaaaaacaaaatacaactgATAAGCCACAAATGAGCAGGTAATACGTTAGCTGAAGAAGAGTTAATTTTGAGTCTGACCACATTATTGTGATGCTGCCCCAGTCTTTCCAAAGCACTATAGATTTACAGAAACTTGAACTCTTGATGTGCCAAATGTACTGCATGCCACTGTGGGAAACTCACCAATCATGTCTTACCTGGTCAGTGGTTAGGACTTCTGTGGAAAGGGGAACTGGAGGAAGACATGGCATTAGAACCTGTCCAACTGCATAAATGAAACCCAGTATTGAAGCAAGCATGTTTGCAGCACAGAGGGGACCCTGAGTGAAAGACTGCTCCCTTAATCTCCAACTGACATGGTATCAGGGGTCAGATTAACTTTAAATATGCTTAAAGGTTCATTCACCCAGACAGATCTTAAGTTCAGCAATTGCAtaagcacacgcgcacacacacacacacgcacacacacacacacacacacacacacacgtatgtatatAAAAAAAGCATAAATTTACAGAAGCACTGTTAGCCATGTAAGAAAAAAGCATGTAACATTTTTATGTgcattgtgattgtgtgtgtgtgtgtgtgtgtgtgtgtgtgtgtataatgataAAAGAATGTTTAAAAACTAGTACTAATTCAGTTAGGTATCCATATATTTAATGTTTCAAAACTTAATGTTGGTTTGACTGAGTACACATAGCAGAGTTGTAACTAGGTGTTCATGAAACTTTGCTCTTATGTTCAGTGTGTAATCAAACACAGACAGTGAAATGTCAGTGAAAGATCTGCAAAGTGATTTGAATACTTATTGAAAAAGAGAATGCCACTTTTTAActcattttttttacatctttaAATCAAGGAGCTTCTTCATGTGCACAAAATATTAGTTTATTGATTAAAATCAATAAAcgttgtgcattctctgtcccagtATTTATAGAGAGGGTTTTAGATTGAtatatacaaaataaaactgaCACACAACTGTTAATAACAGGTCATATTGACTTCTAAACCAACACTTATGTTGTTTACTTTGAAATCATGAAGGGTCAGCTGACATTTAATTTGGCATTGAATATCAAATCAGGGTCATAGTCGTGAGTTTAGATTATTATGTGTAGACTAATATGTAATATGACAAACAGCCCAGTGTCTCATTGGGGGCAGACAGGAAACACAGGCTAAAGCAGAGTCACAATGCAATCTAATACAAGTTTTTGAAAAAGCAAATACGAATGAAGATCAGGCAGACAGGGAAAAGTAAACAAATATAGCCAAAAGCAAAAAGGAcacaatgtgaaaaaaaagacatgATTCAGTCATTTGGCTAGGGGCGAAAGAGACTTCACACAGTGACAGAGCCCAGTGACGAAGTTTATAGATTCCATGTAAT
This sequence is a window from Brachyhypopomus gauderio isolate BG-103 chromosome 16, BGAUD_0.2, whole genome shotgun sequence. Protein-coding genes within it:
- the LOC143478227 gene encoding uncharacterized protein LOC143478227, with product MLASILGFIYAVGQVLMPCLPPVPLSTEVLTTDQYLGKWYYVGVASWDKEDIEVFKEVDNSVVNLKMSAKDILTMVVALGEGDECNIKAWDYKIYPNLDPIMEEGDNYGVIWDGMWINCSSCLILGKYHPSDAFIRFLLFARTEEVSDEVVENFKEKIGCFSVFNEFLIAPRTKEFCKLEDTD